A window from Pseudobutyrivibrio ruminis HUN009 encodes these proteins:
- a CDS encoding DUF4236 domain-containing protein — translation MGMRFRKSVKICKGVRVNFSKSGASLSLGGQGHSLNVGGRGARATVGIPGTGLSYSKSLTSGHRSKSSRGYHNSTSANRETGAAVPSQVQLVMNAEGRVEIRDKNGALITDQSVIRKIKATDSYKNMVRNLETQRQEKLDEIYNNSIDDNSKFIDIYKMSPQVDNEEQYINILNSLRPPVYVKKEFEIIYPTEEHIRNILIAEARENVKGNIFNVGKLRREYVTANLQNRLNTAIADWEQKKSQFDMEEAANEVSQNERFNTEFIANKQYLINLINGEDEEVTNTVESWISSCELPVEIDVDYDWHKAAHIMYLDVDLPEIEDIPNQEIVRLTSGNLKEKKKSQATLKQEYVNLVFGLAIFISANVFNASPSIKGITISGYTQRRNKDGDINDEYVYSIKFVRDIFESSILKNVDPRDFCMRFENRCNITSSMLMKKIEPYAAEDGYASTDSRPVNKTALYIENNVQASDYISNEIVENSITDIKSREQLIMQSFANSLEQNNLAISYKTKRLNDGSLEVSYKGRVLGAINVENNNHYITYQMGNSGKYKQFDGEDNELAENTAKWIRYILNYI, via the coding sequence ATGGGAATGCGATTCAGAAAATCTGTAAAAATCTGTAAAGGTGTTAGAGTGAATTTTTCAAAGTCTGGCGCAAGCTTGTCTTTGGGCGGACAAGGACATTCTCTGAATGTTGGTGGACGTGGAGCTAGAGCTACGGTAGGAATACCAGGAACGGGGTTGTCGTATAGTAAAAGTCTTACTAGCGGTCATAGGTCAAAATCTTCAAGAGGATATCACAATTCAACATCTGCTAATAGAGAAACCGGAGCAGCAGTTCCAAGTCAGGTGCAGCTTGTGATGAATGCTGAAGGAAGAGTTGAAATTAGAGATAAAAATGGTGCGCTAATTACAGATCAGTCTGTAATCAGAAAGATTAAAGCTACAGATTCCTATAAGAATATGGTGCGGAATCTTGAGACTCAACGCCAAGAAAAATTAGATGAAATTTATAATAATTCTATAGATGATAATAGTAAGTTTATTGATATATATAAAATGTCTCCACAGGTAGACAATGAAGAACAATATATCAATATCTTAAATAGTTTACGACCACCTGTCTATGTTAAAAAAGAATTTGAAATTATATATCCTACAGAAGAGCACATCCGAAATATTCTTATTGCAGAAGCCAGGGAAAATGTTAAGGGGAATATCTTTAATGTTGGAAAATTGCGTAGGGAATATGTTACAGCTAATCTTCAAAATCGATTAAACACGGCTATCGCAGATTGGGAACAAAAAAAGTCTCAATTTGATATGGAAGAAGCTGCTAATGAGGTTTCTCAGAATGAAAGATTTAACACTGAATTCATAGCTAATAAGCAGTATCTGATTAATTTAATTAATGGAGAAGATGAAGAAGTAACTAATACGGTTGAATCATGGATTTCTTCTTGCGAATTACCAGTAGAGATAGATGTTGATTATGATTGGCATAAAGCAGCGCATATAATGTATTTAGATGTAGATTTACCTGAAATTGAGGATATTCCAAATCAAGAGATAGTTAGATTAACAAGTGGTAATCTCAAAGAAAAGAAAAAGTCTCAAGCTACTCTCAAGCAGGAATATGTAAATTTAGTATTCGGATTGGCGATTTTCATTTCTGCTAATGTTTTCAATGCTAGTCCGAGCATTAAAGGAATAACTATTTCGGGATACACTCAGCGGCGTAATAAAGACGGAGACATTAATGATGAGTATGTTTATTCGATAAAATTTGTACGAGATATATTTGAAAGTAGCATCTTGAAAAATGTAGATCCAAGAGACTTTTGCATGAGATTTGAAAATCGTTGCAATATTACGAGTAGCATGTTAATGAAAAAGATTGAGCCATATGCTGCGGAGGATGGCTATGCTTCAACTGATAGTCGCCCAGTGAATAAAACTGCTTTATATATTGAGAATAATGTACAAGCCAGCGATTATATAAGCAATGAGATTGTAGAAAACAGTATCACTGATATCAAATCGCGAGAGCAACTTATTATGCAGTCATTTGCAAATAGTTTGGAACAAAATAATCTTGCTATTTCTTATAAAACAAAGAGGCTAAATGATGGAAGTTTAGAGGTCTCATATAAAGGGAGAGTTTTAGGCGCTATCAATGTAGAAAACAACAATCATTATATTACATACCAAATGGGAAACAGCGGTAAGTACAAACAATTTGATGGCGAAGACAACGAATTGGCTGAAAATACTGCAAAATGGATTAGATATATTCTGAATTATATATAG
- a CDS encoding Ig-like domain-containing protein, whose protein sequence is MKIISMTCPSCGASIQVDSDKKNSNCNYCGNPLFTDYNNSEEAINNTKDIGTSNSNAQFGRAEQPKKRKTWLWVLGWLFVFPVPLTMLVVRSKKLSKPIKITIIAVGIILYMLIAFIGNSSSDSNDLSSDGVTNNIKEFSIYKDEFEVVEGESTTASSINVKVKDRDSFSPEDVVFKSDNENVATIRYERDAMTTTLYYVIDGVAPGETEVYATSKDGTIESEHIKVVVKDDGLIDPESIELQTEKTVLGLGGTTYISIITTPENASVKNVNWSSSDENVITIDENGCAKAVAAGSATITATVQGNIQNSCDLSVDENMRAMKVNVQRSRLSSNNIGSDWSYSDQIDGENVSGTKEISVGDTITFYSKYVESDENPDVGQGSATHIVTAEDLQNGFSETIDFYVTENGGKNSGQSVHFSVTYNFTIE, encoded by the coding sequence ATGAAGATTATTAGTATGACATGTCCTAGTTGTGGGGCATCAATTCAGGTAGATTCAGACAAGAAAAATTCAAATTGTAATTACTGTGGAAATCCACTTTTTACAGACTATAATAATTCTGAAGAAGCAATTAATAATACAAAAGATATAGGAACCAGTAATTCTAATGCTCAGTTTGGAAGGGCAGAACAACCTAAAAAAAGAAAAACATGGTTATGGGTTTTGGGATGGCTATTTGTATTTCCTGTGCCTCTTACAATGTTAGTTGTAAGAAGCAAAAAGCTTAGCAAGCCAATAAAAATCACAATAATTGCCGTAGGCATAATTCTATATATGTTAATTGCATTTATTGGAAACAGTTCTAGTGATTCAAATGATTTATCTTCAGACGGAGTTACAAATAATATTAAAGAATTTTCTATTTATAAAGATGAATTTGAAGTTGTTGAAGGAGAGAGCACAACAGCTTCTAGTATTAATGTTAAAGTAAAGGATAGAGATTCCTTTTCTCCAGAAGATGTAGTATTTAAAAGTGATAACGAAAACGTTGCAACTATAAGATATGAACGAGATGCAATGACAACTACATTATATTATGTTATCGATGGTGTAGCACCAGGTGAAACTGAAGTTTACGCAACATCAAAAGATGGGACAATTGAATCTGAGCATATCAAAGTAGTTGTAAAGGATGATGGCTTGATTGATCCAGAATCAATTGAGTTGCAAACAGAAAAAACTGTTTTAGGATTAGGTGGAACCACATATATATCAATCATCACTACTCCAGAAAATGCGTCGGTAAAAAATGTCAATTGGAGTTCAAGTGATGAAAATGTAATAACCATAGATGAAAATGGCTGTGCAAAAGCAGTAGCTGCTGGGAGTGCAACCATAACTGCAACAGTGCAAGGAAATATTCAGAATTCGTGTGATTTATCTGTTGATGAAAACATGAGAGCAATGAAGGTAAATGTTCAACGCTCTCGTTTGAGTTCAAATAATATAGGTAGTGATTGGTCCTATTCTGATCAAATTGATGGTGAAAATGTATCTGGCACGAAAGAGATTTCTGTGGGGGATACAATTACATTTTATTCTAAGTATGTTGAATCAGATGAGAATCCAGACGTTGGTCAAGGTTCAGCAACTCATATAGTTACAGCAGAAGATTTACAAAATGGATTTTCAGAAACAATCGATTTTTATGTAACTGAAAATGGCGGAAAAAATAGTGGGCAGAGTGTACATTTTTCTGTTACATATAATTTTACAATAGAGTAG
- a CDS encoding ion transporter encodes METRRRLFEIIEVAKENDRVSDIYDTFMLLVIVISIIPLAFTSTNIVFNIIDKVSAIIFIIDYLVRMATADYKLNRGLKSFVMYPFTPMAIIDLVSILPSITVINSGWRLLKIFRLFRTLRVFRVFKVVRYSKSIHIFIKVFQKQREAFITIMGIAIVYILVAALVILNVEPETFGDYFHAVYWATISLTTMGYGDIYPVSAVGQLITMISSFIGIAIVAMPAGVITAGFMEELSKHNNNLN; translated from the coding sequence ATGGAAACTAGACGCAGATTATTTGAAATCATTGAGGTGGCAAAGGAAAATGACAGGGTGAGTGATATTTATGACACCTTTATGTTGCTTGTTATTGTGATAAGTATAATTCCTTTGGCCTTTACATCTACAAATATTGTTTTCAATATTATAGATAAAGTCTCAGCAATTATTTTTATAATTGATTATTTGGTTAGAATGGCAACCGCCGACTATAAGCTAAATCGAGGTCTGAAATCTTTTGTAATGTATCCATTTACACCTATGGCAATTATTGATTTGGTTTCTATTTTGCCATCAATAACTGTAATTAATAGTGGGTGGAGACTTCTGAAAATCTTTAGGTTGTTTAGAACATTAAGAGTGTTTAGGGTGTTCAAAGTAGTTAGATATTCTAAAAGCATTCATATTTTTATCAAGGTATTCCAAAAGCAAAGAGAAGCTTTTATTACAATTATGGGAATAGCCATTGTGTATATTTTAGTTGCAGCATTGGTAATTCTCAACGTTGAGCCAGAAACATTTGGAGATTATTTTCATGCAGTTTATTGGGCGACAATTTCATTAACTACAATGGGATATGGAGATATATATCCTGTATCTGCTGTCGGACAACTGATAACTATGATTAGTTCTTTTATAGGTATTGCAATTGTTGCAATGCCAGCTGGAGTTATTACAGCTGGGTTTATGGAAGAGCTTAGTAAGCACAATAATAATTTGAATTAG
- a CDS encoding HNH endonuclease domain-containing protein, giving the protein MNLPYSDELHIEYLSRLFDNTSECYKFFWFKAILEKVVTGHTEIAFEGLVDDMIASAWYMVTEYHLNLGPKDTLESLVNLIKDKNPSFTSNIKKPELIAYLSETQDKEINSKKRTLILNVPYRLQAPFVPGIKGKAWDVPKDTLIENINSHSGIIYYFLGLNGLSSKIIVKDEWVNYFVKNQEIIRGWLEYNMILYLQRRNPNVPGIADKLYPPQERKLDDVKKYWKLILTVSPEPVEEIYGKTILTPNDISIDHFVPWSYVAHDEMWNLHPTTRSINSSKSNNLPEWNTYFERLAELEYRSYRMMRKFDIVRKEFEKCAKKHFNDDKIKYRIYESEIEYEQFQKELEAVILPVYKSAQNCGFMEWKYLENVKF; this is encoded by the coding sequence ATGAATCTGCCATATTCTGATGAACTTCATATCGAATATCTGAGTCGACTTTTTGATAATACTAGCGAGTGCTATAAGTTCTTTTGGTTTAAGGCTATTCTTGAAAAAGTGGTTACTGGCCATACAGAAATAGCATTTGAAGGACTGGTTGATGACATGATTGCTAGTGCCTGGTACATGGTTACAGAGTATCATCTGAACCTTGGACCAAAGGATACGTTGGAAAGTCTGGTCAATCTCATAAAAGATAAGAATCCAAGCTTTACTTCAAATATCAAAAAGCCTGAGCTTATCGCATATTTATCTGAGACGCAGGATAAAGAAATAAATTCAAAGAAGAGAACATTGATATTAAATGTTCCTTATCGTTTACAAGCACCTTTTGTTCCTGGAATAAAGGGGAAAGCTTGGGATGTTCCCAAAGATACACTTATTGAAAATATTAATAGTCACAGTGGCATCATCTATTACTTCCTAGGGTTAAACGGCCTCTCATCCAAAATCATTGTGAAGGATGAATGGGTTAATTACTTTGTGAAGAATCAGGAGATTATTCGAGGCTGGCTTGAGTACAACATGATTCTATATTTGCAAAGAAGAAATCCAAATGTGCCAGGTATTGCTGATAAGCTGTACCCACCACAGGAACGTAAATTGGATGATGTGAAGAAATACTGGAAGCTGATTCTGACTGTATCGCCAGAGCCAGTGGAAGAGATTTATGGCAAGACTATACTGACTCCAAACGATATATCTATAGATCATTTTGTGCCTTGGTCATACGTGGCGCATGATGAGATGTGGAATTTGCATCCGACTACTAGGAGCATCAACAGTTCAAAGAGTAATAACTTGCCTGAGTGGAATACCTACTTTGAACGTTTAGCGGAGCTTGAGTATCGTTCATATAGAATGATGCGTAAATTCGATATAGTCCGTAAGGAGTTTGAGAAGTGCGCCAAGAAGCATTTCAATGATGACAAAATTAAATATCGTATATACGAATCAGAAATAGAGTATGAACAGTTTCAAAAAGAGCTTGAAGCGGTGATACTTCCGGTATATAAGTCGGCACAGAATTGCGGATTTATGGAATGGAAGTATCTAGAAAATGTAAAATTTTAA
- a CDS encoding nucleoside triphosphate pyrophosphohydrolase yields MGKLVRDKIPQIIQADGKSPIIRTLSEEDYLQELDKKLNEEVAEYQADKSIEEMADVLEVLYAICEARGHSLEELEQVRKEKSDKRGAFKERIYWEGNR; encoded by the coding sequence GTGGGAAAGTTAGTAAGGGATAAGATTCCACAGATAATCCAGGCTGATGGAAAGAGTCCAATAATTAGGACTTTGTCTGAAGAGGATTACTTGCAGGAATTGGACAAAAAACTAAATGAAGAAGTGGCAGAGTATCAGGCTGACAAATCCATAGAGGAAATGGCTGATGTGTTGGAAGTGCTTTATGCAATATGTGAAGCCAGAGGACACTCTTTGGAGGAGCTTGAGCAAGTACGCAAGGAGAAGTCTGATAAGCGCGGAGCTTTTAAAGAACGTATTTATTGGGAGGGGAACCGCTGA
- a CDS encoding DUF2075 domain-containing protein, producing MIVYDGVKTDFLKSCENDSIALEIEQNILSKMGRHTPKAEFRSWENSLNYMYKVLNDDEIPNDSGIAIEFNIPQTSKRVDFIISGYNDSHEPNMIIVELKQWDELKAVDGVDALVETYTGGAVRKVVHPSYQAWSYAQLIKDYNASVQDRRVKLHPCACMHNYVRQKDDPVDAEQYKDYLEDAPVFTKGHASDLRKFIKQSIVYGDKKDILYLVDHGKIRPSKSLQNSIASMLKGNKEFIMIDEQKVAYEEILRLSLMCQKDFKKRTIIVKGGPGTGKSVIAVNLLAELTLRDQMVQYVSKNSAPRQVYLQKLKGEMKKSSVDNMFKGSGTYTETGLNVAHTLLVDEAHRLNAKSGMFHNKGENQIKEIIHSAYCSVFFIDESQRVTMDDIGSVEEIEKWAREEESELSYLELQSQFRCNGSDGYLAWLDDVLDIRETANYDLEGIDYDIRILDSPMEVRKLVIEKNKSSNRARILAGYCWEWLKAEQNNTNYHDIKIDDFEMSWNLGGGEPFAVSDTSVNEVGCIHTSQGLEFDYVGVIIGDDMRYEGGKVVTDFTRRAKTDQSLKGIKKLYKEDPELANSKADEIIKNTYRTLLTRGMKGCYIYCTDKNMEAYLKKRLEMCHKN from the coding sequence ATGATTGTTTACGATGGGGTGAAAACAGATTTTCTAAAAAGCTGTGAGAATGATTCTATAGCGCTAGAGATAGAACAAAATATTCTTTCAAAAATGGGTAGACATACTCCTAAAGCAGAATTTCGTTCTTGGGAAAACTCACTTAACTATATGTACAAGGTTCTAAATGACGATGAGATTCCTAATGATTCTGGTATAGCTATCGAGTTCAACATTCCTCAGACTTCTAAACGAGTTGATTTCATAATTTCAGGTTACAACGATTCCCATGAACCAAATATGATTATCGTGGAGCTCAAGCAGTGGGATGAGCTTAAAGCGGTGGATGGGGTAGATGCACTTGTTGAAACATATACTGGTGGTGCAGTCAGAAAGGTAGTTCATCCATCGTATCAAGCTTGGAGCTATGCTCAGTTAATCAAAGATTATAATGCGTCAGTTCAGGATAGACGAGTGAAATTACATCCTTGTGCTTGTATGCATAATTATGTTCGTCAGAAAGACGATCCTGTCGATGCAGAACAGTATAAAGACTATTTAGAAGATGCTCCTGTATTTACAAAGGGCCATGCTTCGGATTTACGAAAGTTTATAAAGCAATCAATTGTCTACGGTGATAAGAAAGATATTTTATATCTTGTTGATCATGGCAAGATTCGTCCATCTAAGAGTTTGCAAAATTCCATTGCATCAATGCTTAAGGGCAATAAAGAGTTCATTATGATTGATGAGCAAAAGGTTGCATATGAAGAAATTTTGCGACTTTCATTGATGTGCCAGAAGGATTTTAAGAAACGTACTATTATTGTAAAAGGCGGTCCTGGTACAGGGAAATCTGTTATAGCTGTAAACCTTTTGGCGGAACTTACATTACGAGACCAGATGGTACAGTATGTTTCAAAGAATAGTGCACCACGCCAGGTTTATCTTCAGAAGCTTAAGGGAGAGATGAAGAAAAGCTCTGTTGATAATATGTTCAAGGGCTCAGGTACATATACGGAAACAGGATTGAACGTAGCTCATACGTTGTTGGTTGATGAAGCTCATAGACTGAATGCAAAATCTGGTATGTTCCACAACAAAGGAGAAAATCAGATTAAGGAGATAATTCATTCAGCATACTGCAGTGTGTTCTTTATAGATGAGAGTCAAAGAGTAACAATGGATGACATTGGCTCTGTTGAAGAGATTGAAAAATGGGCTAGAGAAGAAGAGTCAGAATTGTCATATCTTGAATTGCAATCACAGTTTAGATGTAATGGTTCTGATGGATATTTGGCATGGCTTGACGATGTTTTGGATATTCGAGAAACAGCTAACTATGATTTAGAGGGAATAGATTATGACATACGAATTCTAGATTCTCCTATGGAAGTGCGCAAATTGGTTATAGAGAAGAATAAATCTTCTAATCGAGCGCGTATATTAGCTGGCTACTGCTGGGAATGGTTAAAGGCCGAGCAAAACAATACTAATTATCATGATATCAAGATAGATGATTTTGAAATGAGCTGGAATCTTGGTGGAGGCGAACCATTTGCAGTGAGTGATACTTCGGTAAATGAGGTTGGTTGTATTCATACATCTCAGGGGCTGGAGTTTGATTATGTTGGTGTTATCATAGGTGATGATATGCGATATGAGGGTGGAAAAGTTGTTACAGACTTTACTCGTAGAGCTAAGACAGATCAATCACTAAAGGGAATCAAGAAACTTTACAAAGAAGATCCTGAGCTTGCAAATAGTAAGGCAGATGAAATAATCAAAAACACATATAGAACATTGCTCACTAGAGGAATGAAAGGGTGCTATATATATTGTACCGACAAGAATATGGAAGCATATTTAAAGAAAAGGCTTGAAATGTGCCATAAAAATTAG
- a CDS encoding Ltp family lipoprotein: protein MKKTFFSFLAIALSIFVLSETAFAAPAVMSDGSVFDAEFYAISNPDVVAVLGTDSTALYNHYLTNGAKEGRLPYAPGTDVNAIILKDQQLKAVANTTGGKQALKKAKSYLSWTNFSQEGLYEQLLFEGFTEIEAEYAVTNCGANWYTQALSDAKSYLSWTSFSQSGLYNQLLFEGYTELEAEYAITNCGANWYDQAVKKAKSYMSWSAFSRDRLIAQLLFEGFTEDQALYGVAGVGY, encoded by the coding sequence ATGAAAAAAACATTTTTTAGTTTTCTTGCAATCGCTTTATCTATTTTTGTTTTATCAGAAACTGCATTTGCAGCTCCAGCTGTTATGAGTGACGGTTCTGTATTCGATGCTGAATTTTATGCTATATCAAATCCAGATGTAGTTGCTGTTTTAGGCACCGATTCAACTGCACTATACAATCACTATCTGACAAACGGAGCAAAAGAAGGTAGACTGCCATACGCTCCAGGTACAGATGTAAATGCTATCATTCTAAAAGATCAACAACTGAAGGCAGTTGCTAACACTACTGGGGGCAAGCAAGCATTAAAAAAGGCAAAATCATATTTAAGTTGGACTAATTTTTCTCAGGAAGGTTTATATGAACAATTACTTTTTGAAGGATTTACCGAAATAGAAGCCGAATATGCTGTTACTAATTGTGGTGCTAATTGGTACACCCAAGCACTTTCTGACGCTAAATCATATTTGAGCTGGACTTCTTTTTCTCAAAGTGGATTATATAATCAATTATTATTTGAAGGATATACCGAACTAGAGGCAGAATATGCCATTACTAATTGTGGTGCTAATTGGTATGACCAAGCAGTGAAAAAAGCAAAATCATATATGAGTTGGTCTGCATTCTCTCGTGACAGACTTATTGCACAATTGTTATTTGAAGGCTTCACTGAAGATCAAGCATTATATGGCGTTGCTGGTGTTGGTTACTAA
- a CDS encoding PBECR2 nuclease fold domain-containing protein, producing MNIIAKLHKAIYNCVTEDIVTDDVILTNERLQHIKQRHPNDYKLYLEYIKTTVEEPDYIIEANKPNSAVALKDILIDDNIHLKAVVRLATSTDNPEYKNSVITFQTIREKEWKRLLKNKAILYKKK from the coding sequence ATGAATATTATAGCTAAGCTACATAAAGCTATTTATAACTGTGTCACAGAAGATATAGTAACAGATGATGTTATATTAACTAATGAACGACTACAACACATAAAGCAACGCCATCCAAATGACTACAAGCTTTATCTTGAATATATTAAAACGACTGTCGAAGAACCAGACTACATTATTGAAGCTAATAAACCCAATAGTGCTGTTGCATTAAAGGATATTTTAATAGATGATAATATTCACCTAAAAGCTGTTGTTCGACTCGCAACATCTACAGATAATCCTGAGTATAAAAACTCAGTGATTACATTCCAAACCATTCGTGAAAAAGAATGGAAAAGACTTCTAAAGAATAAGGCTATTCTTTACAAGAAAAAATAG
- a CDS encoding nuclease-related domain-containing protein codes for MGVLIIIGLISIFVLSAINSTPEAIGKRGENEIAKDLYSIYFWGYEGYCLKNIYVPREDGSTSEIDLLYITCKGFFVIESKNYSGYIFGDDRRSEWTSTLYGGRAWFGRSKVNKYKFYNPVWQNNTHIKALKHYLGDISAISIIVFGSNCELKNINVNANNVYICYENDLKKLIKSIWNSTPTRYTREEVDRYYNRLLPLTGATTEAKRAHVQKIYEKQQGEKCPRCGGTLILRQAKKGIYAGNQFYGCSNYPRCKYIRNN; via the coding sequence ATGGGAGTATTAATTATTATAGGATTAATTTCAATATTTGTACTTAGTGCAATAAACAGTACACCTGAAGCTATTGGAAAAAGAGGCGAAAATGAAATCGCAAAGGACCTTTATAGCATATATTTTTGGGGATACGAGGGTTATTGCCTAAAGAATATTTATGTTCCCAGAGAAGATGGCTCTACTTCGGAAATAGATTTGTTATATATAACATGCAAAGGTTTTTTTGTTATTGAAAGTAAGAATTATAGCGGATATATTTTTGGCGACGATAGAAGGAGCGAGTGGACCAGTACGCTTTATGGTGGAAGAGCTTGGTTTGGCCGTAGTAAGGTTAATAAATATAAGTTTTATAATCCTGTTTGGCAAAATAATACTCATATTAAAGCTTTAAAACATTATTTAGGAGATATATCTGCGATATCGATTATTGTATTTGGCAGCAACTGTGAATTAAAAAATATAAATGTAAATGCGAATAATGTATATATCTGTTACGAGAATGACCTTAAGAAATTAATAAAGAGTATTTGGAATTCAACACCTACAAGATATACTAGGGAAGAAGTAGACAGGTACTACAATAGGCTTTTGCCATTGACGGGTGCTACTACTGAAGCGAAAAGAGCTCATGTTCAAAAGATTTACGAGAAACAACAAGGCGAAAAGTGTCCACGTTGTGGAGGAACTTTGATATTAAGACAAGCTAAAAAAGGAATCTATGCAGGCAATCAGTTTTACGGATGTTCTAATTATCCAAGGTGTAAATATATAAGAAACAATTAG
- a CDS encoding AEC family transporter yields the protein MISILLAKKIAEFFIFIILGFLIVRCNILKSTDSEVVTKLCIYLMTPAIIINAFQIDATGNVIRGLLLAVFNAVIIHIVCIIIAKLYGRLTNATEVERASIIYSNGGNLIVPIVGSVLGDEWVVYSAAFVAVFNIFVWTHGRGMFAKEDGIPWKKILLNVNIISIGVGLFMLVFDYKFTGIASSVISSLADMVGPVSMIIVGMVLGGMKVQNIFSNNRIWGVICMRLIICPLVILLIMSLLPVESFVPGGDTVMLVSFLAACAPCAATINQFAILYSKNAEYASAINILSTLLCILTMPIMVYLFQINH from the coding sequence GTGATAAGTATCTTACTTGCGAAGAAAATAGCAGAATTTTTTATTTTTATCATTTTGGGATTTTTAATTGTTAGATGCAATATTTTGAAATCGACAGACTCAGAGGTAGTTACAAAACTTTGCATCTATCTTATGACTCCTGCAATAATTATTAATGCCTTTCAAATAGACGCTACCGGTAATGTTATAAGAGGATTGTTATTAGCAGTATTTAATGCTGTCATTATTCATATAGTCTGCATTATAATAGCCAAACTATATGGAAGACTTACAAACGCAACCGAAGTAGAAAGAGCATCTATTATATATTCTAATGGTGGAAATCTAATAGTACCTATAGTCGGATCGGTTCTCGGTGATGAATGGGTTGTTTATTCTGCAGCATTTGTTGCAGTCTTTAATATATTCGTATGGACCCATGGAAGAGGAATGTTTGCTAAAGAAGATGGCATTCCATGGAAGAAAATATTACTTAATGTAAATATTATCTCTATAGGAGTAGGGTTATTTATGTTAGTTTTCGACTATAAATTTACAGGAATTGCATCTTCCGTGATATCCTCCCTAGCAGATATGGTTGGTCCGGTATCAATGATTATAGTTGGAATGGTTTTAGGGGGCATGAAAGTACAAAACATCTTTTCTAACAATAGAATCTGGGGCGTAATATGTATGCGTTTGATCATATGTCCTCTTGTCATTCTTTTAATAATGAGCTTATTACCAGTTGAATCTTTTGTCCCAGGAGGAGATACAGTTATGCTTGTCTCTTTTTTGGCAGCATGTGCTCCATGTGCTGCAACAATAAATCAATTTGCCATTTTGTATTCAAAAAATGCCGAATACGCAAGCGCAATAAATATTTTGTCTACTTTGTTATGTATTCTTACCATGCCTATAATGGTTTATTTATTTCAGATTAATCACTAA